In Paraburkholderia youngii, the genomic stretch GGTTCACGTTCGGCAGCAGATTGGCGCTTTGCGTGCGGTCGCGGTCTTCGATGCCGGCGACGATGCTCTGCACGTGCCCGCGCAGCGGCTTCGGCTCGCCCATCACGATGATGTCGACCGGCTGGCCGATGTCGATGCCGCGCAGCTTGGTCTCCTCGAAGTAGCCGTCGACGCGGAACGAATGCATGTCGACCACCGCGACCACCGCGCGGCCCGCCGCGACGAATTCGCCGGCGCGCGGCGCGCGGTCGTTCAGATAGCCGTCGACCGGGCTTTTGATCGTCGAACGTTCGAGGTTCAGCTTCGCGGTGTCGATCGCGACGTTCGCGTCGGCAAGCGCGGCTTCGCCCGCGTCGACGCGCGAGCGGCTTTCTTCGAGCGCTTCGGCGGCCACGAGATTGCCGAGCTGGCGGTTGCGCGCATATTCGCGGCGCGCCTGATCGAGCGTCGCGCGACGCTGCTGCGCGGTTGCCTCGGCCTGACGCAAGGCGAGCGTGTAGCGCGCCTGATCGATCCTGAACAGCACCTGGCCCTGCTTGACCTGCTGGTTGTCCATGACCTCGACCGACGAAATCAGTCCCGACACGTCGGGGGCGACCTGGATTACGTCGGCGCGTACGTGCCCGTCGCGGGTCCACGGCGCGAACATGTAGTAGTTGACGAGTTTCCACAGCACGAATGCCGCGACCACCACGACGATCAGGGTCAGCAGGATCTGACCGACGGAGAACCAGGTTTTTTTCACGTTATTAGTCTGTGCGAAACGACGACGACAAGGCCCAGCACCAGCACATAGATGCCGAGATCGAAGATGGAGCGATGCCAGACGAAGCGGTAAAAGCCGGCGTAATCGAGCACGGTGCGAATGCCGAGGTTGATCAGATACGCGATCAACATCAGGACCAGCACGGACGGTACGAACACGCCGAAGATATCGATTTCACCGATCATCGCGGGAACTGGGAAAGGGGGGGGGCGGGGCGCGCCAGCGGGTACGAGCGGTGGCGCAAGAATGGGTACGTCACGCGGCGGCCTCCGGTTCGGTCGGCGTTGGTTTCGTGAGGGTCGCCGGAAACAGCGAAAGACGCAAGCCGACCAGCGCGTGCAGCGCATCGCGCAACTGGCGCGCCGAGGTTTGCGAGGTCTCGGTCGGCGCCGCGGCGTTGGCGAGCCCCTGCGCGGTGACGCGCGCGACGGCCACGTCGATCAACGACATCAGGCTGTCCGGTACCGGCTCGCGGTGGCGTCGAGCGACGCAGCTCTCGTAGTATGTACGCACTCCATCGAGCACATGCTCGATCGCGCCGGCCGCTTCGCCGCCGAGCTTGCGTGTGAGGCGGCGCAGATCGAGCGCGTTGAACGCGATGCGCAGGTCGCGGAAGCTCTCGATCGATGGATGGCGGTAATCGTCGGTGGCCGCGAGGCGCGGGATCAATTGCATCAACCGGTCGAGCATGCGCGCGGCGAGGTTGCGCGGATCTTCGATCGGCCGCGTGGATGCGGTCAGCGCGACGTCGGCCCAGCTCGAGCGCAACAGGCGCGCCGCGGCGAGCTCGGCGCCGAACGGGCGCGTCACGCGGGTCCACAGATAGGCGTAGAGCAGGCCGGAAAGGCCCGCGAGGTTGGCGTTCAGGAACGTCAGGAAGTTCGCGTCGTAAGCGTCCTGAATGCTGATGAAGGTGGCCGTGTTCACCGCGACCAGCACCGTCACCATGTTGAACTGCGGGCGTGGAATCAGCGTGCCGACCAGAATGAACGGCGCG encodes the following:
- a CDS encoding efflux RND transporter periplasmic adaptor subunit encodes the protein MKKTWFSVGQILLTLIVVVVAAFVLWKLVNYYMFAPWTRDGHVRADVIQVAPDVSGLISSVEVMDNQQVKQGQVLFRIDQARYTLALRQAEATAQQRRATLDQARREYARNRQLGNLVAAEALEESRSRVDAGEAALADANVAIDTAKLNLERSTIKSPVDGYLNDRAPRAGEFVAAGRAVVAVVDMHSFRVDGYFEETKLRGIDIGQPVDIIVMGEPKPLRGHVQSIVAGIEDRDRTQSANLLPNVNPAFSWVRLAQRIPVRVALDEVPADFRLIAGRTATVSVRDLSPVRTRAVSGTGGASGSVAASAAPVAPGSSVGSGSAGAAGTASGASQ
- a CDS encoding DUF1656 domain-containing protein, which codes for MIGEIDIFGVFVPSVLVLMLIAYLINLGIRTVLDYAGFYRFVWHRSIFDLGIYVLVLGLVVVVSHRLIT